From one Sphingobacteriales bacterium genomic stretch:
- a CDS encoding MerR family transcriptional regulator — translation MPYKEKQIEKLYFTISEVARQFNVATSLIRFWETEFDILKPKKTNKGNRLYTKKDIENFSLIYHLVKEKGYTLDGAKKKLKEGGDVKTDNYSEIVTRLKNIRKFIETLHNEL, via the coding sequence ATGCCATACAAAGAAAAACAAATAGAGAAACTCTATTTCACGATAAGTGAAGTGGCAAGGCAGTTTAATGTCGCGACTTCCCTGATTAGATTTTGGGAAACGGAATTTGACATTTTAAAACCAAAGAAAACCAACAAAGGCAACCGCCTGTACACCAAAAAAGACATTGAAAACTTCAGCCTCATCTATCATCTGGTAAAAGAAAAGGGATATACGCTGGATGGGGCGAAAAAGAAACTGAAAGAAGGCGGTGATGTAAAAACGGATAACTACAGCGAAATCGTAACAAGACTGAAAAACATACGGAAATTCATTGAAACGCTGCATAACGAACTATAA
- the queG gene encoding tRNA epoxyqueuosine(34) reductase QueG encodes MSSAKTIHTQSIKQWAAELGFSHCGIAKAEFLEEEAPKLEAWLKHHYQGEMRYMENHFDMRLDPRKLVDGARSVISLTYNYYTEQKQIRNGVSPQSGPAAPKISTYAYGEDYHHVVKERLKVLLQKIMETTVNVNGRVFVDSAPVLERAWAVKSGLGWIGKHSLLINKQQGSFFFLAEIILDLELDYDTSLPTDHCGTCTACMDACPTHAIVTNQVVDGSKCISYLTIELKEAIPVEFKGKMDNWMFGCDICQTVCPWNRFSKPHQEPKFEPDARLLTMTRREWQEITEDVFKDLFKKSAVKRTGYEGLKRNMLFLGK; translated from the coding sequence ATGTCTTCCGCTAAAACTATACATACACAATCCATAAAACAATGGGCCGCTGAACTGGGCTTTTCCCATTGCGGCATCGCAAAAGCGGAATTTCTCGAAGAGGAGGCTCCCAAACTGGAAGCTTGGCTGAAACATCATTACCAAGGCGAAATGCGTTATATGGAAAACCATTTCGACATGCGCCTCGACCCGCGTAAACTGGTGGATGGTGCAAGGTCTGTTATCTCGCTGACATATAATTATTACACCGAACAAAAACAAATCCGTAACGGAGTTTCTCCGCAGTCCGGCCCTGCTGCCCCGAAAATTTCAACGTATGCCTACGGGGAGGACTATCACCATGTAGTGAAAGAAAGGCTTAAGGTATTGTTGCAAAAGATAATGGAAACAACGGTCAATGTCAACGGGCGTGTATTTGTTGACTCCGCGCCTGTTTTAGAACGTGCCTGGGCAGTGAAAAGCGGATTGGGATGGATTGGAAAACATTCGCTTCTGATCAACAAACAACAGGGGTCTTTTTTCTTTTTAGCGGAAATCATACTTGATCTGGAGCTGGATTACGACACCTCCTTACCCACCGACCATTGCGGCACCTGCACCGCCTGCATGGATGCCTGTCCCACCCATGCCATTGTTACCAACCAGGTGGTAGACGGCAGTAAATGTATTTCGTACCTGACGATTGAACTGAAAGAAGCTATCCCTGTAGAATTTAAAGGCAAAATGGACAACTGGATGTTCGGCTGTGATATCTGCCAGACGGTATGCCCCTGGAACCGGTTTTCCAAACCTCATCAGGAGCCGAAGTTTGAGCCGGATGCGCGCTTACTCACCATGACACGACGAGAGTGGCAGGAAATAACGGAAGATGTTTTTAAGGATTTATTTAAAAAATCAGCGGTGAAACGAACCGGCTATGAAGGATTGAAGCGTAATATGTTATTTTTAGGGAAATAG
- a CDS encoding M23 family metallopeptidase has product MEKEKYYYNPNTLKYEKYKLSIWQRILRITGFFTSAFFFGFLAMILGYSLFDTPEEKSKKLQLREMQEKYEILDKRIDALSKVLQDMGDRDDNIYRIIFEAEPLPENLRSGGVNKSKIYSELKNLPEAKIISNTLQKLERMEKRAFIQSRSYDELTKMIKNKEQMLAGIPAIQPVSNKDLKRIASGFGYRIDPIYKTPRMHTGLDFTAEIGTPVYATGDGVVEIAGSQGDGYGNKVVINHGYGYETLYGHNSRVVVRPGEKVKRGQTIALVGNSGKSTGPHCHYEVWKNGTKIDPVNYFFNDLTPEQYDQMLKIAEQSNQAFD; this is encoded by the coding sequence ATGGAAAAAGAGAAATACTATTATAATCCCAATACCCTTAAATACGAGAAGTATAAACTCAGTATCTGGCAGCGCATTCTGCGTATTACCGGATTTTTTACATCTGCATTTTTCTTTGGCTTTTTAGCCATGATACTGGGCTACAGCCTATTTGATACACCAGAAGAAAAATCAAAGAAGTTACAGCTCCGGGAAATGCAGGAGAAATATGAAATCCTGGACAAACGGATTGATGCCTTATCAAAAGTGCTGCAGGATATGGGCGACCGGGATGATAATATTTACCGCATCATTTTCGAGGCAGAACCTTTGCCGGAAAACCTGAGAAGCGGAGGAGTCAACAAGTCAAAGATTTATTCTGAACTAAAAAATTTACCAGAAGCGAAAATCATTTCCAATACACTGCAAAAACTGGAACGTATGGAGAAACGCGCCTTTATCCAGTCCAGGTCTTATGATGAGCTGACAAAGATGATAAAAAACAAAGAACAGATGCTGGCGGGAATTCCAGCCATACAGCCTGTTTCCAACAAGGATTTGAAACGCATTGCCTCCGGTTTTGGCTACAGAATCGATCCTATTTACAAAACCCCCAGAATGCATACCGGACTTGATTTTACGGCAGAGATCGGAACTCCCGTATATGCAACCGGAGACGGAGTGGTGGAGATTGCCGGCTCACAGGGTGACGGATACGGGAATAAGGTGGTCATCAACCACGGCTATGGATATGAAACATTATACGGACATAACAGCAGAGTGGTGGTGCGCCCCGGAGAAAAAGTAAAACGCGGACAGACCATTGCACTGGTGGGCAACTCCGGAAAAAGCACAGGACCACACTGCCATTATGAAGTATGGAAAAACGGCACCAAGATTGATCCGGTGAATTATTTCTTTAATGACCTGACCCCGGAACAATATGACCAAATGCTGAAAATTGCGGAACAGAGCAATCAGGCATTTGATTAA